A part of Neovison vison isolate M4711 chromosome 6, ASM_NN_V1, whole genome shotgun sequence genomic DNA contains:
- the ZSWIM4 gene encoding zinc finger SWIM domain-containing protein 4 isoform X2 gives MYSSLGYQPPEGEHDARVPFTRGLHLLQSGAVDRVLQVGFHLSGNIRELGGPGEPERLYHVSISFDRCKITSVSCGCDNRDLFYCAHVVALSLYRIRHARQVELRLPISETLSQMNRDQLQKFVQYLISAHHTEVLPTAQRLADEILLLGSEINLVHGAPDPTAGAGIEDANCWHLDEEQIQEQVKQLLSNGGYYGASQQLRSMFCKVREMLRMRDSNGARMLILMTEQFLQDPRLALWRQQGAGMTDKCRQLWDELGALWVCVVLSPHCKPEERVSWLQLLGKWDKLDVCPLEEGNYSFDGPSLQPSVALSPGPEEEEEEEEVMAAGSRHTVFGRALQAGSLHWSDTHLQRILASDSYGPSLTGTMGSEKPTFDPQGRPLWLGEPFPTACARVDTLRAHGYPRQALRLAGAIVNTLRLQRRHQLESYKQQKKELLQKGNTCITNTEGWVGHPLDPIGCLCRALLEACRLEEETLALYPDSGPEKRKAAYQHVPVPGSPGESYLALALEVALLGLGQQRALPEGLYAQDKVVRSEEQLLALLEEVELDERLVQVLRKQAGLLLEGGPFSGFGEVLFRESVPMHTCARYLFTALLPHDPDLAYRLALRAMRLPVLETAFPAGEPHPSPLDSIMSNRFPRWFILGHLETRQCELASAMLTAAKGDPKWLHAVLGSIQQNIHSPALLFKLAQDACKTATPASAPPDTTLLGIALELGLQVMRMTLNTMTWRRREMVRWLVSCATEIGPQALMNIMQNWYSLFTPVEAATIVAVTGTTHATLSRLQLDAPRREELWACARTLALQCAMKDPQNCALPALTLCEKNHAAFEAAYQIVLDAAAGGLGHAHLFTVARYMEHRGLPLRAYKLATLALAQLSIAFNQDSHPAVNDVLWACSLSHSLGRHELSAIVPLIIRSIHCAPMLSDILRRWTLSAPGLGPLGARRAAKPLGADRAPLCQLLDAAVAAYIATSHSRLTHISPRHYGDFIEFLGQARETFLLAPDGHLQFAQFLENLKQTYKGKKKLMLLVRERFG, from the exons ATGTACTCGTCCCTGGGCTACCAGCCCCCAGAGGGCGAGCACGACGCCCGCGTGCCCTTCACCCGTGGGCTGCACCTGCTGCAGAGTGGGGCCGTAGACCGCGTGCTGCAAGTGG GGTTCCATCTGAGCGGAAACATCCGGGAGCTGGGGGGCCCTGGAGAGCCCGAGCGCCTCTACCACGTCTCCATCAGCTTTGACCGCTGCAAGATCACGTCGGTGAGCTGCGGCTGTGACAACCGGGACCTCTTCTACTGTGCACACGTGgtggctctgtctctgtaccGCATTCGACATGCGCGCCAGGTGGAGCTGCGGCTGCCCATCTCTGAGACACTGTCCCAGATGAACAGAGACCAGCTGCAGAAGTTCGTGCAGTACCTCATCAGCGCCCACCACACCGAGGTGCTGCCCACCGCCCAGCGCCTGGCTGACGAGATCCTCCTGCTGGGCTCTGAGATCAACCTGGTGCATG GTGCCCCAGACCCCACCGCGGGTGCAGGCATCGAGGATGCCAACTGCTGGCACCTGGACGAGGAGCAGATCCAGGAGCAGGTGAAGCAGCTGCTGTCCAACGGCGGCTACTACGGCGCCAGCCAGCAGCTGCGCTCCATGTTCTGCAAG GTGCGGGAGATGCTGCGGATGCGGGACTCCAACGGGGCGCGCATGCTGATCCTCATGACGGAGCAGTTCCTGCAGGACCCGCGCCTGGCCCTGTGGCGGCAGCAGGGCGCAGGCATGACCGACAAATGCCGGCAGCTGTGGGACGAGCTGG GGGCCCTGTGGGTGTGTGTTGTCCTGAGCCCCCACTGCAAACCAGAGGAGCGGGTGAGCTGGCTCCAGCTGCTTGGCAAGTGGGACAAGCTGGACGTGTGCCCGCTGGAAGAGGGCAACTACTCCTTCGACGGGCCCAGCCTGcagcccagcgtggccctcagccCAG gtccagaggaggaggaggaagaggaggaggtgatGGCCGCAGGTTCCCGCCACACCGTCTTTGGCCGCGCCCTCCAGGCCGGGTCACTGCACTGGAGTGACACCCACCTGCAGAGGATCCTGGCCAGTGACTCCTACGGCCCCAGCCTCACAGGCACCATGGGCAGTGAAAAGCCAACCTTTGACCCCCAGGGCCGCCCACTCTGGCTGGGCGAGCCCTTCCCCACGGCCTGTGCCCGAGTGGACACCCTGCGTGCCCACGGATACCCCCGCCAGGCCCTGCGGCTGGCAGGTGCCATCGTCAACACGCTCCGGCTGCAGCGGCGGCATCAACTCGAGAGCTATAAGCAGCAGAAAAAAG AGCTGCTGCAGAAAGGTAACACCTGCATCACCAACACGGAAGGATGGGTGGGCCACCCACTGGACCCCATCGGCTGCCTCTGCAGGGCACTTCTGGAAGCCTGCCGCCTGGAGGAGGAGACACTTGCCCTTTACCCAG ACTCTGGCCCCGAGAAGCGGAAGGCGGCCTACCAGCACGTGCCGGTGCCCGGGAGCCCCGGGGAGTCTTACTTGGCCTTGGCCCTTGAGGTGGCACTGCTGGGCCTGGGGCAGCAGCGGGCCCTGCCGGAGGGACTGTACGCCCAAGACAAGGTGGTGCGCAGCGAGGAGCAGCTGCTGGCCTTGCTGGAGGAGGTGGAACTGGACGAGCGGCTGGTGCAGGTGCTGCGCAAGCAGGCGGGGCTGCTGCTGGAAG GGGGTCCCTTCAGCGGCTTCGGAGAGGTGCTGTTCCGGGAGAGCGTGCCCATGCACACCTGTGCCCGCTACCTGTTCACGGCGCTGCTGCCCCACGACCCCGACCTGGCCTACCGCCTCGCGCTGAGGGCCATGAG gCTGCCTGTGCTGGAGACAGCGTTTCCCGCCGGAGAACCGCACCCCAGCCCACTGGACTCCATCATGAGCAACCGCTTCCCCCGCTGGTTCATCCTCGGTCACCTGGAAACACGCCAGTGCGAGCTGGCTTCTGCCATGCTGACAGCCGCCAAGG gagACCCCAAGTGGCTGCATGCCGTGCTGGGCTCCATCCAGCAGAACATCCACTCGCCAGCCCTGCTCTTCAAGCTGGCGCAGGACGCCTGCAAAACGGCCACCCCGGCCAGTGCGCCTCCCGACACCACGCTGCTGGGCATTGCGCTGGAACTGGGCCTACAG GTGATGCGGATGACCTTGAACACCATGACCTGGAGGCGCCGGGAGATGGTGCGGTGGCTGGTCAGCTGTGCCACAGAGATCG gcccacaagccctgaTGAATATCATGCAGAACTGGTATTCCTTATTCACACCGGTGGAGGCTGCCACCATCGTGGCGGTGACGGGCACCACGCACGCCACGCTGTCGCGGCTGCAGCTGGACGCACCCCGGAGGGAGGAGCTCTGGGCCTGTGCGCGCACCCTGGCCCTGCAGTGCGCCATGAAGGACCCGCAGAACTGCGCCCTGCCCGCGCTCACGCTGTGCGAGAAGAACCACGCGGCCTTCGAGGCGGCCTACCAGATAGTGCTGGACGCCGCGGCCGGCGGCCTGGGCCACGCCCACCTCTTCACGGTGGCCCGCTACATGGAGCACCGCGGCCTGCCGCTGCGGGCCTACAAGCTGGCCACGCTGGCCCTGGCGCAGCTCAGCATCGCCTTCAACCAGGATAGCCACCCGGCCGTCAATGATGTGCTCTGGGCCTGCTCGCTTAGCCACTCTCTGGGCCGGCACGAGCTCTCCGCCATCGTCCCCCTCATCATCCGCAGCATCCACTGCGCCCCCATGCTCTCCGACATCCTGCGCCGCTGGACCCTCTCAGCCCCCGGCCTGGGGCCGCTGGGGGCCCGCCGAGCCGCCAAGCCGCTGGGCGCCGACCGGGCGCCGCTCTGCCAGCTCCTGGATGCCGCGGTGGCCGCCTACATCGCCACCAGCCACTCCCGCCTCACGCATATCAGCCCGCGGCACTACGGCGACTTCATCGAGTTCCTGGGCCAGGCCCGTGAGACCTTCCTGCTGGCGCCTGACGGGCACCTGCAGTTTGCCCAATTCTTGGAGAACCTCAAACAGACCTACAAGGGCAAGAAGAAGCTCATGCTCTTGGTGCGGGAGCGCTTTGGCTGA
- the ZSWIM4 gene encoding zinc finger SWIM domain-containing protein 4 isoform X1: MDPPAAKRSRGCPAGPEERDAGTGAVRGRGRPEALLDLSAKRVAETWAFEQVEERFSRVPEPVQKRIVFWSFPRSEREICMYSSLGYQPPEGEHDARVPFTRGLHLLQSGAVDRVLQVGFHLSGNIRELGGPGEPERLYHVSISFDRCKITSVSCGCDNRDLFYCAHVVALSLYRIRHARQVELRLPISETLSQMNRDQLQKFVQYLISAHHTEVLPTAQRLADEILLLGSEINLVHGAPDPTAGAGIEDANCWHLDEEQIQEQVKQLLSNGGYYGASQQLRSMFCKVREMLRMRDSNGARMLILMTEQFLQDPRLALWRQQGAGMTDKCRQLWDELGALWVCVVLSPHCKPEERVSWLQLLGKWDKLDVCPLEEGNYSFDGPSLQPSVALSPGPEEEEEEEEVMAAGSRHTVFGRALQAGSLHWSDTHLQRILASDSYGPSLTGTMGSEKPTFDPQGRPLWLGEPFPTACARVDTLRAHGYPRQALRLAGAIVNTLRLQRRHQLESYKQQKKELLQKGNTCITNTEGWVGHPLDPIGCLCRALLEACRLEEETLALYPDSGPEKRKAAYQHVPVPGSPGESYLALALEVALLGLGQQRALPEGLYAQDKVVRSEEQLLALLEEVELDERLVQVLRKQAGLLLEGGPFSGFGEVLFRESVPMHTCARYLFTALLPHDPDLAYRLALRAMRLPVLETAFPAGEPHPSPLDSIMSNRFPRWFILGHLETRQCELASAMLTAAKGDPKWLHAVLGSIQQNIHSPALLFKLAQDACKTATPASAPPDTTLLGIALELGLQVMRMTLNTMTWRRREMVRWLVSCATEIGPQALMNIMQNWYSLFTPVEAATIVAVTGTTHATLSRLQLDAPRREELWACARTLALQCAMKDPQNCALPALTLCEKNHAAFEAAYQIVLDAAAGGLGHAHLFTVARYMEHRGLPLRAYKLATLALAQLSIAFNQDSHPAVNDVLWACSLSHSLGRHELSAIVPLIIRSIHCAPMLSDILRRWTLSAPGLGPLGARRAAKPLGADRAPLCQLLDAAVAAYIATSHSRLTHISPRHYGDFIEFLGQARETFLLAPDGHLQFAQFLENLKQTYKGKKKLMLLVRERFG; this comes from the exons GTGGAGGAGCGGTTTTCCAGGGTGCCAGAGCCGGTCCAGAAGCGCATTGTGTTCTGGTCATTCCCACGCAGCGAACGGGAGATCTGTATGTACTCGTCCCTGGGCTACCAGCCCCCAGAGGGCGAGCACGACGCCCGCGTGCCCTTCACCCGTGGGCTGCACCTGCTGCAGAGTGGGGCCGTAGACCGCGTGCTGCAAGTGG GGTTCCATCTGAGCGGAAACATCCGGGAGCTGGGGGGCCCTGGAGAGCCCGAGCGCCTCTACCACGTCTCCATCAGCTTTGACCGCTGCAAGATCACGTCGGTGAGCTGCGGCTGTGACAACCGGGACCTCTTCTACTGTGCACACGTGgtggctctgtctctgtaccGCATTCGACATGCGCGCCAGGTGGAGCTGCGGCTGCCCATCTCTGAGACACTGTCCCAGATGAACAGAGACCAGCTGCAGAAGTTCGTGCAGTACCTCATCAGCGCCCACCACACCGAGGTGCTGCCCACCGCCCAGCGCCTGGCTGACGAGATCCTCCTGCTGGGCTCTGAGATCAACCTGGTGCATG GTGCCCCAGACCCCACCGCGGGTGCAGGCATCGAGGATGCCAACTGCTGGCACCTGGACGAGGAGCAGATCCAGGAGCAGGTGAAGCAGCTGCTGTCCAACGGCGGCTACTACGGCGCCAGCCAGCAGCTGCGCTCCATGTTCTGCAAG GTGCGGGAGATGCTGCGGATGCGGGACTCCAACGGGGCGCGCATGCTGATCCTCATGACGGAGCAGTTCCTGCAGGACCCGCGCCTGGCCCTGTGGCGGCAGCAGGGCGCAGGCATGACCGACAAATGCCGGCAGCTGTGGGACGAGCTGG GGGCCCTGTGGGTGTGTGTTGTCCTGAGCCCCCACTGCAAACCAGAGGAGCGGGTGAGCTGGCTCCAGCTGCTTGGCAAGTGGGACAAGCTGGACGTGTGCCCGCTGGAAGAGGGCAACTACTCCTTCGACGGGCCCAGCCTGcagcccagcgtggccctcagccCAG gtccagaggaggaggaggaagaggaggaggtgatGGCCGCAGGTTCCCGCCACACCGTCTTTGGCCGCGCCCTCCAGGCCGGGTCACTGCACTGGAGTGACACCCACCTGCAGAGGATCCTGGCCAGTGACTCCTACGGCCCCAGCCTCACAGGCACCATGGGCAGTGAAAAGCCAACCTTTGACCCCCAGGGCCGCCCACTCTGGCTGGGCGAGCCCTTCCCCACGGCCTGTGCCCGAGTGGACACCCTGCGTGCCCACGGATACCCCCGCCAGGCCCTGCGGCTGGCAGGTGCCATCGTCAACACGCTCCGGCTGCAGCGGCGGCATCAACTCGAGAGCTATAAGCAGCAGAAAAAAG AGCTGCTGCAGAAAGGTAACACCTGCATCACCAACACGGAAGGATGGGTGGGCCACCCACTGGACCCCATCGGCTGCCTCTGCAGGGCACTTCTGGAAGCCTGCCGCCTGGAGGAGGAGACACTTGCCCTTTACCCAG ACTCTGGCCCCGAGAAGCGGAAGGCGGCCTACCAGCACGTGCCGGTGCCCGGGAGCCCCGGGGAGTCTTACTTGGCCTTGGCCCTTGAGGTGGCACTGCTGGGCCTGGGGCAGCAGCGGGCCCTGCCGGAGGGACTGTACGCCCAAGACAAGGTGGTGCGCAGCGAGGAGCAGCTGCTGGCCTTGCTGGAGGAGGTGGAACTGGACGAGCGGCTGGTGCAGGTGCTGCGCAAGCAGGCGGGGCTGCTGCTGGAAG GGGGTCCCTTCAGCGGCTTCGGAGAGGTGCTGTTCCGGGAGAGCGTGCCCATGCACACCTGTGCCCGCTACCTGTTCACGGCGCTGCTGCCCCACGACCCCGACCTGGCCTACCGCCTCGCGCTGAGGGCCATGAG gCTGCCTGTGCTGGAGACAGCGTTTCCCGCCGGAGAACCGCACCCCAGCCCACTGGACTCCATCATGAGCAACCGCTTCCCCCGCTGGTTCATCCTCGGTCACCTGGAAACACGCCAGTGCGAGCTGGCTTCTGCCATGCTGACAGCCGCCAAGG gagACCCCAAGTGGCTGCATGCCGTGCTGGGCTCCATCCAGCAGAACATCCACTCGCCAGCCCTGCTCTTCAAGCTGGCGCAGGACGCCTGCAAAACGGCCACCCCGGCCAGTGCGCCTCCCGACACCACGCTGCTGGGCATTGCGCTGGAACTGGGCCTACAG GTGATGCGGATGACCTTGAACACCATGACCTGGAGGCGCCGGGAGATGGTGCGGTGGCTGGTCAGCTGTGCCACAGAGATCG gcccacaagccctgaTGAATATCATGCAGAACTGGTATTCCTTATTCACACCGGTGGAGGCTGCCACCATCGTGGCGGTGACGGGCACCACGCACGCCACGCTGTCGCGGCTGCAGCTGGACGCACCCCGGAGGGAGGAGCTCTGGGCCTGTGCGCGCACCCTGGCCCTGCAGTGCGCCATGAAGGACCCGCAGAACTGCGCCCTGCCCGCGCTCACGCTGTGCGAGAAGAACCACGCGGCCTTCGAGGCGGCCTACCAGATAGTGCTGGACGCCGCGGCCGGCGGCCTGGGCCACGCCCACCTCTTCACGGTGGCCCGCTACATGGAGCACCGCGGCCTGCCGCTGCGGGCCTACAAGCTGGCCACGCTGGCCCTGGCGCAGCTCAGCATCGCCTTCAACCAGGATAGCCACCCGGCCGTCAATGATGTGCTCTGGGCCTGCTCGCTTAGCCACTCTCTGGGCCGGCACGAGCTCTCCGCCATCGTCCCCCTCATCATCCGCAGCATCCACTGCGCCCCCATGCTCTCCGACATCCTGCGCCGCTGGACCCTCTCAGCCCCCGGCCTGGGGCCGCTGGGGGCCCGCCGAGCCGCCAAGCCGCTGGGCGCCGACCGGGCGCCGCTCTGCCAGCTCCTGGATGCCGCGGTGGCCGCCTACATCGCCACCAGCCACTCCCGCCTCACGCATATCAGCCCGCGGCACTACGGCGACTTCATCGAGTTCCTGGGCCAGGCCCGTGAGACCTTCCTGCTGGCGCCTGACGGGCACCTGCAGTTTGCCCAATTCTTGGAGAACCTCAAACAGACCTACAAGGGCAAGAAGAAGCTCATGCTCTTGGTGCGGGAGCGCTTTGGCTGA